The sequence below is a genomic window from Lepus europaeus isolate LE1 chromosome 20, mLepTim1.pri, whole genome shotgun sequence.
AACAAGATCACGTTTTCCCTTTGCTTGCTTGCTATTCAGTTATTGTATTTACTTGTGATGTTGAGAAACAGAAGTGTCCATTGAAACCAGGCAAAATGATAGAAATGGAAGCTCCATCAGAGCTGTGATTAAGAAGCAGCAAGCGGGCCggcaccaaggctcactaggctaatcctccacctgtggcgctggtaccctgggttctagtaccagttggggtgctgtttctgtcccggttgctcctcttccagtccagctctctgctgtggcctgggaaggcagtggaggatggcccaagtgcttgggccctgcaatcgcatgggagaccaggaagaagcacctggctcctggcttcagatcgacgcagcacgccagccttggaggccatttggggggtgaaccaacagaaagaagacctttctctctgtctctctctgtcactgtctaactctgcctgtccaaaaaaaaaaaaaaagaagcagcaagcAGTTTCAGTAAAAATAGACCCTGGGTCGAATCACTTTttgtttgaggaaaaaaaataggaTGAGGACATGtctgttgttattttaaatttatttatagtcATTCTATTGGAAAGAGAGGAACACACACCAAGAGAAAAAGCAAGAAGGCATAGAGAGAAATGTCACAATTGCTAGGTCACAACCCATATGCCTACAAAACTCGAGGtagggccaggtcaaagacagaATCCCAGACTTTCATTTCAGTCTTCCACATGCGTTGTAGGAATCCAACTTATTGAAACATCAGCTGCCGCCTCCTCATAAAGAAATGGGAATGGGGCTGGGATGGGCACCTAGGTAAGAGTGCAGTCAGCACCCCTACTCAGAGGCACCAGTAGGGATGTTCCTACATGGGATCAGATCCATAAACAATAAACATAAAAGAGTTGTCTGGCTGCAAAATATAAATCAGCATTTTTCAACTGTGTGAGGAAGGACTCTGTGTATGACACACTGTCTTGTTATTTCTTTCTTAGCTGGTTGTCAACTCAAACAAATGGAACCAGGCAATGAGACACAACTGTCAAGATTTCTTCTCCTGGGATTCTCAGaggacccagcactgcagcctcTCATATGTGGACTCTTCCTCTCCATGtacctggtcactgtggctgggAACCTGCTAATCGTCCTGGCCATCCTCTCTGACCCCCACCTCCACacgcccatgtacttcttcctctccaacctgTCCCTGGTGGACATCTGCTTCACCTCCACCACCGTCCCCAAGATGCTGGTGAACATCCAGACACAGAGCCAAGCCATCAGCTATGCAGGCTGCATCACCCAGATGTTCTTCTTCTTGCTTTTTGTGGAGTTGGACAACTTTCTCCTGGCCGTGATGGCCTATGACAGGTTTGTGGCCATCTGTCACCCTCTGCACTACACGGTCATCATGAACCCCCGGCTCTGTATGCAGCTGGTCCTGGTGTGCTGGGTCATTAGTGTCCTGCATGCCTTGTTGCAAAGCCTCATGGTGCTGAGGCTGTCCTTCTGCACATACCTGGAAATCCCTCACTTCTTCTGTGAGCTGAACCAGGTGGCCCAACTTGCCTGTTCAGATACTTTCCTTAATGACATGGTCATGTATATTGCAATTATACTGCTGGCTATTGGTCCCCTGGCTGGGATCCTGTACTCCTATTCTAAGATCGTCTCCTCCATCCGTGCAATCCCCTCAGCTCAGGGGAAGTATAAAGcattctccacctgtgcctctcacctctcTGTTGTCTCCTTATTCTATTGCACAGGTCTAGGAGTTTACCTTAGCTCTGCTGTAACCCATGACTCACACTCAACTGCAACAGCCTCGGTGATGTACACCGTGGTcacccccatgctgaaccccttcATCTACAGTCTGAGGAACACAGATGTAAAGAGGGCTCTGAAAACACTCTTCAGAGTGAATCCATAAAAGGGCCCATAGCTTTGGAGCAGAGTAAGTGCTCGTCATTGTAGAGCTCAGTGCCCTAGAGTTTGGAATTTGGATTCCTACGATCACATTGCGAACATAGAACCCAGGCCTTCTGTTTGTGTCCTGGAGTTTGCTTTGCTTCATCTCCACCTCTCTATAGAATTGAAGCAACTCACTTATTAAGCCTTCTACTCTCTTCAGTATCCAAATACCTTCTGTTGATAAAGCTTGTGATTTGTGTCTGTGTAAACAAGTGGtatagccggtgccgtggctcaataggctaatcctcgccttgcggcgccggcacactgggttctagtcccagttggggcgccggattctgtcccggttgtccctcttccaggccagctctctgctgtggcctgggagtgcagtggaggacggcccaagtgcttgggccctgcatcccatgggagaccaggagaagcacctggctcctgccttcggttcagtgcggtgcgctggccacagtggccattggagggtgaaccaaaagcaaaggaagacctttctctctgcctctctctctctctctctctcactgtctactctgcctgtccaaaaaaaacaaacaaaaaagtggtatAATGAAATAGATAGCTAATAAATGTTGGTATCTGACTCCCCCTTATTGTGACTGTGCTAAAGAAGAGAGTTGTGCAGATGGTAATTAGACACACAATATGACCTCTCCAATAGCCAAGTAGCATCCACCTCCTCCCTTCATGCTGCTGGCCATCCACACCTGCCTCATGTCCCAGCCCAGGTGATGCTTCCCGGGAGTTACTTATCCTCTTCCATCAGAACTGACTCAGGTCCTCCATTATATTCTTTTATAGCAACATAGAGATTTTTTTCAATGTATATATCACACCATTTCTGTGACTTTTTAGCAACGTGATCCATCCAATCAGTACCTCATTTTTGCTCTGAATACCTAACGAGCCATTTTCTGATACTGATCTGGTATTTCAAGATAACTTTAAGAGTGATTGTGGGAATTCCTGAGAGAGAGTATAATTTCAGTTTGAGGTGACTCTGACACCTGTGCCAGGATGGGCTGGTAGCCTTGAGCTGTTCCCCTGTGGACTGAAAACTGGAAGGGTTGTCCTATTTCCTTACCTAAGTTGACCCTGTGATGGCAATATCCCCACAGAGCCCATGCCATAAGCCATCCAAAAACATCACCACCTTAAGGaaatgagaatggaagatttgGCAGGTGGTGGGGGTGTTCCTCTGGGGATCTGATGGCAGTCAGGCCATGGAGAGATCTGCCTTGAGTTAGTGAATTTCCCCTTCTCACACACAATGAGTAGAAAGGACAAGAGCATTTGTCAGGGGTACTGGGGGAGGAGGGACTGCTTCATGGTGACACAGGCACTCAGAGAAGCAGCAGAATCCTGGGCTGCAGGACTTGGGAAAGCACAGGGTGTGGGCCCTCTGACCCGATGAGCTGACTGAGTCAGTTCAGACAGGCTAGAAATCAAGCATTTCTACCAAGCTCCTCCTCCACAAATATTCCATTGGTTCTCTACAATCTTTACTTCTGcttcctgtattttctttttcacattggAACTACCAGGCAGTAAGCTTAggacaaaacaattttttttcagagaCATTAACCCCCTACTTCATCATCTCCTTCACGAAACATGCCTTTTCCTCAAACGCAAAATCAACTCCTTATAATCGCTCATTTTAGGGAACATGTATTCATTAGAACTGACATCCTGGGGTTGgcactggcatagcaggtaaagctgccccctgcagtgctggcatcccatatgggcaccagttcaggtcccggttgctccatttcctatccagatctctgctatggcctgggaaagcaatggaagatggcccaagttcttgggcttctgcactagcgtgggagacttggaagaagttcctggctcctggcacagctctggtcattgcagccaatttgggagtgaaccagtggatttctctctctctctctctgcctctgcctctctgtaactctgccttcaaataaataaataaataaatatctaaactaaaaaaaaagaactgacatCCTTAGCAAGCATGGCCCAGCAGTTTCTGCACTGACAGCACTTCATCGTCTCTAGAAATCACACATATTTCTCACAAGTTCTACCAAATGTCAaacttattttgtttctttatacCACAAAGGCTATTTCAACATATATCAGATTTAAACCCACGCTGTGACATTCTTGTTTAGTATTTTAACTTCTTTAGAGATGATCCTGACATCTGATGAGTATCTATAACTTTATTTAACACTATATGACTCCAATATTTCAGGTAGTAAAAAGCTTCTGAAGTGATCAAGAGTCTACTTATTCATTCTTAACCCAGGTACATTcatccaattttttaaagatttattttatttatttgaaagacataattacagaaagacatagagccagagagagacaaagaaaggtcttccctctgctggttcactccccaaacgaccatGATGGGCAGAGCTCAgctgagctgaagtcaggagctgggagcttcctccaagtctcccacgtgggtgcaggggtccaagcacttgggccatcttctactgctttcccaggccatagcagagagctggattggaagtggagcatctggaacttgaactggcacacatatgggatgtcagcactgcaggccagggctttaaccctctgcgccacagcgttgACCCCACCTAATTGTTCTTAATAGTTGTGTTTGGATTTCTCGTTGAAATTTTAAGAGGTACTGAACAAAGTCACCTAGATATCATCTCATGTTGTTTCCCCAATCATCATGCTAACAACATGTGAAAGTTACACATGCATGTATGTAAACCCAAAACTGAAACACACGAGTATTTTGCTGTTTGTCAGATATTACTGCTTTTCATTAAACTGAAACTCTCAAACTAGTCTAGTTTACTAAAAACTTTTCCAGATCTTGTGAAGTTTGAAAagatttgtgttaatttttttatgaaTACATGCTTATTCCCAAGTGAACCTAACACCATAGAAATTGCATTTGCAGCAATTTGTCAAATCAATGATTAGAAGGTTAGACTACTACAGCTTTAATGATCTGAGATCACTTTGAAATTTATAGTATatgggtgaaagagagagagagagaaagaaagaaagaaggagggttggggggaggggagagaaagaaagggaagaagagactattattatattcttagaactgtatctatgaactatagtTAATATGTtaaatgcttagtgaaataagtcatccccaaaagacaaataccatatgttttctctgatacttGGTAgttaacacagaaaacaaaatatgtatcagaTTGAAACAGACACCTCATGATTTGATCATTGCTTTTAGCTCTTgtctggtctttctactttttacctgttgaatATTAATGGCTAGTGGtccattaagcctgtgattgcaaagtaaatttaaattatgtGTTTGCAAAAATTGAGGAacaaacaggaaggaaggagggggcttgagggaggaagaaaaggaaggacatACGGTTGTCTTCTTAGACTCATATCTATGAAACACACACAATCTATTCTCTTTTTacttagaaaaatatttccaaaattatttaaaaaatcaagaaaatatgaaaataaacccACCATAACACACTTTTtcataatgaaacagaaaaaatggaGACCTCTCATTCCTACAGTGTACTGTGTCTTCATGTCCTGGACCTGGTGGCACCTGTTCATGTACAGCAGTGTGGGATGCAGTTTGCATTTCAGGTCAGTGTACAAAAGCTGGAAATGAAAGGAGCAGAGAGGCACACGTGAGCAAGGCAGGCATTGATGCTACGTTATTGTCCCCATGAATGCGTCACAGAGACTAAGGCAGAAGGCTGTGCAGCTGGAAGCCCGGTGCTCAGATGATGCTTCCTGGGAAATCACTGTCCTTCCTCCCGACCACCCAGACTACCCGAGGCCCCACTTCTGCTACTTTACAGCACAGAGAGCTTTCAACGAGTACATTGCACAGcacatccattcatttatttcagcctctttttgttattattttttcagcTTTAAAATGTGACATTTTTACATTCACTTTAAATGGAGACATTATAAACACATGTATGTATGCCATTTTTGCTTGAAATTAGAGCTATTTTAGGAGCTGGAGCAGTGGCTTAGTAGACTAAACCTTtgctgtagcaccagcatcccatatgggttccagttcaagtcctggctgctccacttctgatccagctctctgtgatggcctggaaaagcaatagaagatggcccaagtgcccctgcacttgcatgggagacctggaagaagctcctggcttcggattgacccagctccagccactgcagccatttggggagtgaaccagcagatggaagacctctctcttggtctgcaacactgcctctcaaatagataaataagtctaaaaaggaatatttaattaaaaaagaagatagagATATTAACATCATAAAGATGAATTTTTAACAATGATAATAACGTggataaaagaaaagtttatgtcATTTATGTGGAATGACTAAATGAAGCAATACTCATAAATGCACTAAATACTATGGCATCCACATAATATTTATAATCTGTATGTATTACCTCACACAAATAGGAGGGAACACATGATAtcggtttttgtgtttctgcCTTATGTCACTTAGCATAAGGATCTCTAGTTCTATCATTTTTGCTGCCAGTGTTGGGATACCATTGTTTCTTACGGGGAGGGTAACAGCCTATCAAGTTTATATAGCGTATTTTGTGTATCCAGTCATCAGTGGCTGGCTATCTgcgttgattccatgtcttagctattgtgaactgagggGCAGTAAGAATGGAAGtgtgagtaactctttcaaatgctgatttcattttctttgattatatttccaggagtgggatagttGGGTCATATGATAcatctacttttagttttttgaagaaacTCCATACTGTCATTCATAATGGTTGTatgattttcatttcaaaaaagaGTGTACTATTGTAGCTTCTCCTTCACTATCACATCAACAtttgttattaaaacaaaaatcagaagaGATGATTCCACATGTTGATAACtctaagaaatgataaatgtttaagtgATTGACACGCTAACTGTCCTATTTGTTTACAATGTATACATGCATCCAAACATAACATGTTCCCCCACCAATTATGCATTgattaaaaagatacaaaactaTGAATAAATacagctcttttaaaatttttagtttctattttatttattttttagaaggcttttatttaatacatataaatttcataggtacagcttttagaatatagtggttctaactcccatacctgccctcctactcctactcctgtcccacttcctactccctctcccatcctatacttcattaagattcatttttaattatctttatatacagaagatcaactctatattaagtaaatatttcaacactttgcacccacacagacacacaaagtataaagtattgtttgaagacaagttttaccattaattttcatagtacaacacattaaggacagagatcctacatggggagtaagtgcacagtgactcctgttgttgacttaacaattgaaactcttatttatgatgtctgtaatcacccaaggctcttgtcatgagctgccaaggctatggaagcctcttgagttcgccaactctgatcttatttagacaaggccataatcaaagtggaagttctctcctcccttcagagaaagatacctccttctttgatggcccattatttccactgggatctcactcacagagatctttcatttaggtaattttttgccagagtgtcttggctttccatgcctgaaatactctcatgggcttttcagctatatctgaatgccttaagggctgaatctgaggccagagtgcaataCAGCTCTTTTAAGTAGCAAACATTTTATAATGAGAAGCTAAATGATGGCTATTAACTCCTGATATAATTTCTAATTCTTACAGAGTGAAGAGCCCCTGGTtttaaaccaaagaaaaaattTCCTCTACTTTAAAAGGGATATAGAAATTTTCTGGAGATGTCAAGAGTCATATATCCAACCTAAGTCTGGAGTTGAAGATTGCTAGGGACACCTTCAAGACAGGCTCATCCATCTTCAACTCCAGAGAAAACTTTCACGCAAGAAAGGTCAGTTCCTTTAAAGCTTTatcctctgggaggcagaagaattCAGCGGAGGGATAATCAGAGCTGGGTTCACCTGGCTTCCTACCTGCTCTCTTGGGAACAGAGAATCAGCAGGAACAT
It includes:
- the LOC133749152 gene encoding olfactory receptor 7A17-like, whose product is MEPGNETQLSRFLLLGFSEDPALQPLICGLFLSMYLVTVAGNLLIVLAILSDPHLHTPMYFFLSNLSLVDICFTSTTVPKMLVNIQTQSQAISYAGCITQMFFFLLFVELDNFLLAVMAYDRFVAICHPLHYTVIMNPRLCMQLVLVCWVISVLHALLQSLMVLRLSFCTYLEIPHFFCELNQVAQLACSDTFLNDMVMYIAIILLAIGPLAGILYSYSKIVSSIRAIPSAQGKYKAFSTCASHLSVVSLFYCTGLGVYLSSAVTHDSHSTATASVMYTVVTPMLNPFIYSLRNTDVKRALKTLFRVNP